From Piscinibacter gummiphilus:
GATGATCTTGTTGAACTGCTGGCGCTCCTTGAGGTAGTTCACCGTGCGGGTGAACACCTCGTCGGCGATGCCGAGCATCTCGGCCGACGCAGCCACACGGCCGGCGCTGAGCGCGGCATTGAGCGGCACGAGGCCTTCGCCGACCTTGCCGAGCACGGCGCTTTCGGGCACGGCGACCTTGTCGAAGGTGATGCGTGCGGCGTTGTGGGCATCGACCATCACCACCCGCTCGACCTTCACGCCGCTCGTCTTCGCATCGACGAGGAAGAGCGTCACGCCCGCGAGATCACCCTTCGCGCCGCCGGTGCGGGCCGCGACGATGAAGAGGTCGGCCACGTGGCCGTCGAGCACGAAGGTCTTGCTGCCGTCGAGCGTGTAGCCGCTGCCCGATTTCTCGGCCTTGAGCGCGGTGTTGCGCGGGTTGTGCTTGCTGTGCTCGTCGACGGCGACGGTTGCAATCAGCTCGCCCGAGGCGATCTTGGGCAGCGTGGCCTGCTTCTGTGCGTCGGTGCCGGCCGCGAGCAGCGCCGTGGCCGCGACCACGCTGGAGGCGAGGAAAGGCGAGGCCGTGAGGTTGCGGCCGATCTCCTCCATCACCACGCCGGCTTCCACGAGGCCGAGGCCCGTGCCGCCGAGGTCTTCGGGGATCAGGACGCCGGTGAAGCCCATCTCGGCGAACTGCTTCCACAGCCCGCGGTTGAAACCGTCGGCGCTTCGGGTGTCGCGCAGCTTGCGCAGTTCGGAAACAGGGGCGTTGTCGGCGAGGAAGGACTTTGCGCTGTCGCGCAGCATCCCTTGTTCTTCAGTGAGGACGAGTGCCATCGTGTTCAGGCTCCGGGAAGGTTCAGGATGCGTTTGGCGATGACGTTGAGCTGGACCTCGCTCGTGCCGCCTTCGATGGAGTTGCCTTTGGTGCGCAGCCACGCACGGGCCAGCGCACCTTCGCGCGAGCGCGGGCTTTCCCAATCGAGCGCATCGCTGCCGCCGGCCTGCATCATCAATTCGTGGCGGCGCTTGTTGAGCTCGGCGCCGTAGTACTTGAGCACCGAGCTGAAGGCCGGGTTGCCCTGGCCGGCGCGCGCCATGTCCATCGCGCGCTCCATCGTCAAACGGAACGCGGCCTCGTCGACTTCGAACTGCGCGATCTGGGCACGCAGCACCGGGTCGGCGACGCGACCTTGCGCATCGGCGCCCACCTGCTCCAGCGCGAACACGCCGAGCGGCTTGGCCGCGCCACGGTCGCCGATGCCGCCGATCATTTCGCGCTCGTGCGTGAGCAGGTACTTGGCCACGTCCCAGCCGGCGTTGAGCGTGCCCACGAGGTTCTTCTTCTCGACGCGCACGTTGTCGAAGAAGGTTTCGCAGAACGGCGACTTGCCCGAGATCAGCAGGATGGGCTTGGTCGTGACACCCGGCGTCGCCATGTCGAAAAGCACGAAGCTGATGCCGGTGTGCTTCTTCGCCTGCGGGTCGGTGCGCACGAGGCAGAAGATCCAGTCGGCCTTGTCGGCGTAGCTGGTCCAGATCTTCTGGCCGTTGACGATGAAGTGATCGCCCTTGTCTTCTGCCTTGGTCTGCAGCGAGGCCAGGTCGGAGCCGGCGTTGGGCTCCGAGTAGCCCTGGCACCAGCGGATCTCGCCGCGCGCGATGGGTGGCAGGAACTCGAGCTTCTGCTCGTGCGTGCCGAACTTCAGGAGCGCCGGGCCGAGCATCCAGATGCCGAAGCTCTGCACCGGGGCGCGGCAGTTCAGCGCGCGCATCTCCTGCGCGAGGATCTTGGCCTGCTCGCCCGTGAGGCCACCACCGCCGTATTCCTTGGGCCAGGTCGGCACCGTCCAGCCCTTGGCGGCCATGCGCTCCAGCCACACCTTCTGGGCGTCGGACGAGAACTTCCACTTGCGGCCGCCCCAGCAGACATCGTCTTCGCTGGTCACGGGCTTGCGCATCTCGGGCGGGCAGTTCTGCTCCAGCCAGGCGCGCGTTTCCTCGCGGAAGGATTTCAGCTCGGGCTTCTCTGCAGTCGCAGTCGTCATGCGTTGCTCCGATGGGATCAGATGGTCACGCCACCGTCGATGACGAGCGCCTGGCCCGTCATGAACGAGCCGGCCTTGGAGGCGAGGAACACGGCCGCGCCGGCGATCTCGTCGGGCTCGCCGATGCGGCGTAGCGGGGCGTTGGCGGTCGAGCGCTTCAAGGTCTCGGGGTTGTCCCACAGGGCCTTCGCGAAGTCGGTCTTGATGAGGCCCGGCGCAATGCAATTCACGCGGATGTTGTGCGGGCCGTACTCCACCGCGAGGTTGCGCGCGAGCTGGAAGTCGGCTGCCTTGGAGATGTTGTACGCACCGATCACCGGCGAGCCGCGCAGGCCGCCGATGCTCGACACGATGATGATCGCGCCGTCCTTGCGCTCGATCATCTGCGGCGCGGCGAAGTTGATCAGCCAGTGGTTGGCGATCACGTTGTTCTCGAGGATCTTGCGGAACTGGTCGTCTTCGATGCCGGCGAGCGGGCCGTAGTACGGGTTCGACGCGGCATTGCACACCACGATGTCGACCTTGCCGAACTGCTTCGTGGTCTCGTCGACGAGGTGCTTGAGGTCGTCCTTCGACGAGATGTTGGCCGGGATCGAGATCGCCGAGCCCGCACCGTGCGCCTTGTTGATCGCCGCGGCCACTTCGGCGCAGGGCTCGGGCTTGCGCGACGAGATCACGACCTTGGCGCCCTGTTCGGCCATGCGCTCGGCGATCGCCTTGCCGATGCCGCGCGACGAGCCGGTGATGACGGCGACCTTGCCTGTGAGATCGAACAACGACATGAGAGCTTCCTTGCTGGTTAAATGGAGGGGCTTCGAGGGTTGGGCCACGCAGGTGCGTGAGGCGACCAACCGACTTTT
This genomic window contains:
- a CDS encoding acyl-CoA dehydrogenase, encoding MALVLTEEQGMLRDSAKSFLADNAPVSELRKLRDTRSADGFNRGLWKQFAEMGFTGVLIPEDLGGTGLGLVEAGVVMEEIGRNLTASPFLASSVVAATALLAAGTDAQKQATLPKIASGELIATVAVDEHSKHNPRNTALKAEKSGSGYTLDGSKTFVLDGHVADLFIVAARTGGAKGDLAGVTLFLVDAKTSGVKVERVVMVDAHNAARITFDKVAVPESAVLGKVGEGLVPLNAALSAGRVAASAEMLGIADEVFTRTVNYLKERQQFNKIIGEFQALQHRAAHLYCEIEFTRSAVLKALQGLDEGTPTAIGLASVAKAKAGTTVTLAVQEGVQMHGGIGMTDEFEMGFFMKRARVLQELFGDATYHADLLAQLKKY
- a CDS encoding acyl-CoA dehydrogenase family protein; this translates as MTTATAEKPELKSFREETRAWLEQNCPPEMRKPVTSEDDVCWGGRKWKFSSDAQKVWLERMAAKGWTVPTWPKEYGGGGLTGEQAKILAQEMRALNCRAPVQSFGIWMLGPALLKFGTHEQKLEFLPPIARGEIRWCQGYSEPNAGSDLASLQTKAEDKGDHFIVNGQKIWTSYADKADWIFCLVRTDPQAKKHTGISFVLFDMATPGVTTKPILLISGKSPFCETFFDNVRVEKKNLVGTLNAGWDVAKYLLTHEREMIGGIGDRGAAKPLGVFALEQVGADAQGRVADPVLRAQIAQFEVDEAAFRLTMERAMDMARAGQGNPAFSSVLKYYGAELNKRRHELMMQAGGSDALDWESPRSREGALARAWLRTKGNSIEGGTSEVQLNVIAKRILNLPGA
- a CDS encoding SDR family oxidoreductase, which encodes MSLFDLTGKVAVITGSSRGIGKAIAERMAEQGAKVVISSRKPEPCAEVAAAINKAHGAGSAISIPANISSKDDLKHLVDETTKQFGKVDIVVCNAASNPYYGPLAGIEDDQFRKILENNVIANHWLINFAAPQMIERKDGAIIIVSSIGGLRGSPVIGAYNISKAADFQLARNLAVEYGPHNIRVNCIAPGLIKTDFAKALWDNPETLKRSTANAPLRRIGEPDEIAGAAVFLASKAGSFMTGQALVIDGGVTI